In Amycolatopsis sp. EV170708-02-1, the following are encoded in one genomic region:
- a CDS encoding Lrp/AsnC family transcriptional regulator — MVIGSLDEDDFSLIHALQLRPRATWAQLGDALGSSPVTLTRRWERLRDGGGAWVTAYPRVPGHSRIQAAYVEIRCASGQVRELIRELSTWPSVVSIEEASREYSLVLTVFGLGMHDLSTLLLDAIPGLPGVLNIRSHLVSRLHVEGSSWRVGALDRGRVQALSQLPPSGGAGGRQTAVQPWHEPYASLTSALGEDGRRNAADLARLTGRPVSTVRRQLGHLLAADALTFRCEIAQGLTPSPIVVNWWCQVPVAHVPTCVDRLRANPAIRQIASLPGPANLLVTTWMRSIEESMRMQEHLEQDLAPLSIVDSALILRTAKRMGWLLDDLGRSTGFVVTMPARRE, encoded by the coding sequence ATGGTGATCGGTTCGCTGGATGAGGACGACTTTTCGCTCATTCACGCTCTGCAACTGCGGCCCCGTGCCACCTGGGCGCAGCTGGGCGACGCCCTCGGTTCGTCGCCGGTGACGCTGACGCGGCGCTGGGAACGGCTGCGTGACGGAGGCGGCGCCTGGGTGACGGCCTATCCGCGCGTGCCCGGGCACTCCCGGATTCAGGCCGCGTATGTCGAGATCCGCTGCGCGAGCGGCCAGGTCCGGGAGCTCATCCGCGAGCTGTCCACGTGGCCTTCGGTGGTCAGCATCGAGGAGGCCTCACGCGAGTACAGCCTGGTGCTGACGGTGTTCGGCCTCGGCATGCACGACCTCTCCACCCTGCTGCTGGACGCGATCCCCGGGCTTCCCGGTGTCCTCAACATCCGTTCGCATCTGGTGTCGCGGTTGCACGTCGAAGGCAGCTCGTGGCGGGTGGGCGCGCTGGACCGGGGGCGCGTGCAGGCGTTGTCCCAGCTGCCGCCGTCCGGCGGCGCGGGCGGACGGCAGACGGCGGTGCAGCCGTGGCACGAGCCTTACGCCTCGCTGACCAGCGCGCTCGGCGAGGACGGGCGCCGCAATGCCGCGGACCTCGCCCGGCTCACCGGCCGTCCGGTGTCGACCGTCCGGCGCCAGCTCGGCCATCTGCTCGCCGCCGACGCGCTGACGTTCCGGTGCGAGATCGCGCAGGGGCTCACCCCGTCGCCGATCGTCGTCAACTGGTGGTGCCAGGTGCCCGTCGCGCACGTGCCGACCTGCGTGGACCGGCTGCGGGCGAACCCGGCCATCCGCCAGATCGCGAGCCTGCCCGGCCCGGCGAACCTGCTGGTGACCACCTGGATGCGCTCGATCGAGGAATCGATGCGGATGCAGGAACATCTGGAACAGGACCTGGCCCCGCTGTCGATCGTCGACTCGGCGCTGATCCTGCGGACGGCCAAACGGATGGGCTGGCTGCTGGACGATCTGGGGCGCAGCACGGGATTCGTCGTCACCATGCCGGCTCGCCGGGAATGA
- a CDS encoding TauD/TfdA family dioxygenase codes for MTAELTANLGHIEGNEHTKLAVYAATGLDWVRAHRETLQDRLREHGAILLRGMPADLTVFNQVTEEIGGSLLTYTERSTPRSAVSGNIYTSTEYPPAESIPMHNESSYSAHWPDRLFFLCDIAAETGGATPIADSRAMYRLLPEDLRERFAGGVTYTRAFREGLGLSWQEAFQTEDRQAVEAYCAENGQTFEWTDEGLRTRHVRPSFVAEPLTGGMVWFNQANLFHVSSLGEEVSEALLELYPVEDLPRNAFFADGSPIPQADLDTIKAAYDEVSYAFPWQPGDIMVINNMLMAHGREPFTGKRRTLVAMT; via the coding sequence ATGACCGCCGAACTCACGGCGAACCTCGGTCACATCGAGGGCAACGAACACACGAAGCTCGCCGTGTACGCGGCCACGGGCCTGGACTGGGTGCGCGCGCACCGCGAAACACTGCAGGACCGCCTGCGCGAACACGGCGCGATCCTGCTGCGCGGGATGCCCGCCGACCTGACGGTGTTCAACCAGGTCACCGAGGAGATCGGCGGCTCGCTGCTGACCTACACGGAACGGTCGACGCCGCGCTCGGCGGTCTCGGGCAACATCTACACCTCGACGGAGTACCCGCCGGCCGAGTCGATCCCGATGCACAACGAGAGCTCGTACTCGGCGCACTGGCCGGACCGGCTGTTCTTCCTGTGCGACATCGCGGCCGAAACCGGTGGCGCGACGCCGATCGCCGACAGCCGCGCGATGTACCGGCTGCTGCCGGAGGACCTGCGCGAGCGCTTCGCGGGCGGCGTCACCTACACGCGGGCGTTCCGCGAAGGCCTCGGGCTGAGCTGGCAGGAGGCGTTCCAGACCGAAGACCGGCAGGCGGTGGAGGCCTACTGCGCCGAGAACGGGCAGACGTTCGAGTGGACCGACGAGGGCCTGCGCACGCGCCACGTGCGGCCGTCCTTCGTCGCGGAACCGCTCACCGGCGGGATGGTGTGGTTCAACCAGGCCAATCTGTTCCACGTTTCCAGCCTGGGGGAGGAGGTCAGCGAGGCGCTGCTGGAGCTGTACCCCGTGGAAGACCTGCCCCGCAACGCCTTCTTCGCCGACGGCTCGCCGATCCCGCAGGCGGACCTGGACACGATCAAGGCGGCCTACGACGAGGTCAGCTACGCGTTCCCGTGGCAGCCGGGCGACATCATGGTGATCAACAACATGCTGATGGCGCATGGGCGGGAGCCGTTCACGGGCAAGCGGCGGACCCTGGTCGCGATGACGTGA
- a CDS encoding ATP-grasp domain-containing protein, giving the protein MNTAFVVCETAGQWIADVVAAVRATGLRAELVSEPLDPAELTRLGEVVDGFIIVADVRDAESVAEAIRARTPLPAGVVTAAEGIVASVARAAELLGVARCPASVFTVTHNKFAVRQALAAAGLPGPRCALISAESEAASVAEAVGLPAIVKPVNGAASNLVRTVSTVDELAAAYRLLAERLPLSEDARYHRLVGSIDPLKTFLVEGLLRGPEYAVDVLVRDGVAEPVAVVEKPLIDERKFELGMVCPPLELSEKDTERLFAAATSAALALGLDNTCAHLELIDDAELGATIVEVNAGRPAGGAQPVLLKLATGIDVIAEAVSLALGTPPPARGKGLPVPVGYLIFYAEGTGRLVRVDGTDEVAGLPEVLEVVTIVRPGQLLTDDQEIYAVNVLAAGFADTEDLAALHAEAAKLIRFELEES; this is encoded by the coding sequence GTGAACACCGCGTTCGTGGTCTGCGAGACCGCCGGACAGTGGATCGCCGACGTCGTGGCCGCCGTCCGGGCGACCGGCCTGCGGGCCGAGCTGGTCAGCGAGCCCCTGGACCCGGCCGAGCTGACGCGACTGGGCGAAGTCGTGGACGGCTTCATCATCGTCGCCGACGTCCGTGACGCCGAATCCGTCGCCGAGGCGATCCGGGCGCGGACCCCGCTTCCGGCCGGCGTAGTGACCGCCGCCGAGGGGATCGTCGCGAGCGTCGCCCGTGCGGCCGAACTGCTCGGCGTCGCACGCTGCCCGGCGTCGGTGTTCACGGTGACGCACAACAAGTTCGCGGTCCGGCAGGCGCTGGCCGCCGCCGGGTTGCCGGGGCCGCGTTGCGCGCTGATCTCCGCCGAGTCCGAGGCGGCGTCGGTGGCCGAGGCGGTCGGGCTTCCGGCGATCGTCAAACCGGTGAACGGCGCGGCGAGCAATCTCGTGCGCACGGTGTCCACTGTGGACGAACTGGCGGCGGCGTACCGGCTGCTGGCCGAGCGGTTGCCGCTGTCAGAGGACGCCCGGTACCACCGGCTCGTCGGGTCGATCGACCCGCTGAAGACGTTCCTCGTGGAAGGCTTGCTGCGTGGGCCGGAGTACGCGGTCGACGTCCTGGTGCGCGACGGCGTCGCGGAACCGGTTGCCGTGGTGGAGAAGCCGCTGATCGACGAGCGCAAATTCGAGCTCGGCATGGTCTGCCCGCCGCTCGAACTGTCCGAAAAGGACACCGAGCGGCTGTTCGCGGCGGCGACGTCCGCCGCGCTCGCGCTGGGCCTGGACAACACCTGCGCTCATCTGGAGCTGATCGACGACGCCGAACTGGGCGCGACGATCGTCGAGGTGAACGCGGGCCGCCCGGCCGGTGGCGCCCAGCCGGTGCTGCTGAAGCTCGCGACCGGCATCGACGTCATCGCCGAAGCCGTGTCGCTGGCACTCGGCACGCCGCCGCCCGCGCGAGGCAAGGGCCTGCCCGTGCCGGTCGGCTACCTGATCTTCTACGCCGAGGGCACCGGGCGGCTGGTCCGCGTCGACGGCACCGACGAGGTCGCCGGCCTGCCCGAGGTCCTGGAGGTCGTCACGATCGTGCGCCCCGGCCAGCTGCTCACCGACGACCAGGAGATCTACGCGGTGAACGTGCTCGCCGCCGGGTTCGCCGACACCGAAGACCTCGCCGCGCTGCACGCCGAGGCCGCCAAGCTGATCCGATTCGAACTGGAGGAATCATGA
- a CDS encoding ATP-grasp domain-containing protein: MSTAVLVREARGHWVGEVAPSMRAAGHRVVLLAPPMDAAERAALDGVVDDVVALDDVHDAEAVAAKVREIAGSALAGIFTGSDGAIASTAQAAELLGVARCPASVFALCANKFAVREALAAAGLPGPSHALISSAAEAESVAAAVGLPAIVKPVNGAGSNLVRTVSTVDELAAAYELLAARLPESVDPRYHRPLGTLDPSATFLVEGFLSGPEYAVDVLVRDGVAEPVEILDKPLIDERKFELALSCPPAGLTADRAELVTAAAVAAVRALGLDNTCAHVELIDDADRGPTIVEVNAGRPAGSIMPLLAKLRTGIDVFAELAALAVDAPPPAREPAKLPIPLGMLILYAAGSGRLTRIGGLDEIAELPEVIDVVTTVSPGQVLTDEQETYAVNLVVAGFADHDDLASLHAEASKLVQLDLEEV, from the coding sequence ATGAGTACCGCAGTGCTGGTCAGGGAGGCCCGCGGGCACTGGGTCGGCGAGGTCGCCCCGTCGATGCGGGCGGCCGGGCATCGCGTGGTGCTGCTCGCCCCGCCGATGGACGCGGCCGAGCGCGCCGCGCTGGACGGCGTGGTGGACGACGTCGTCGCGCTCGACGACGTCCACGACGCGGAGGCCGTCGCGGCGAAGGTCCGGGAGATCGCGGGCAGCGCCTTGGCCGGGATCTTCACCGGCTCGGACGGCGCCATCGCGAGCACCGCCCAAGCCGCGGAACTGCTCGGGGTGGCACGCTGCCCGGCGTCGGTGTTCGCCTTGTGCGCGAACAAGTTCGCCGTCCGGGAGGCCCTCGCCGCGGCCGGGCTGCCGGGACCTTCCCACGCTTTGATCTCGTCGGCCGCCGAGGCGGAGTCGGTGGCCGCCGCGGTCGGGCTCCCGGCGATCGTCAAACCGGTCAACGGCGCGGGCAGCAACCTCGTCCGTACCGTGTCCACTGTGGACGAGCTGGCGGCCGCGTACGAGCTGCTGGCCGCGCGGCTGCCCGAGTCGGTGGATCCGCGCTACCACCGTCCCTTGGGGACACTCGATCCTTCGGCGACGTTCCTCGTCGAAGGGTTCCTGAGCGGCCCGGAGTACGCGGTGGACGTGCTGGTCCGTGACGGGGTGGCGGAACCGGTCGAAATCCTCGACAAACCGCTGATCGACGAGCGGAAGTTCGAGCTGGCGCTGTCGTGCCCGCCAGCCGGGCTCACCGCCGACCGGGCCGAGCTGGTCACCGCCGCGGCGGTCGCCGCCGTCCGCGCGCTGGGTCTCGACAACACCTGTGCCCACGTCGAGCTGATCGACGACGCCGACCGCGGTCCGACGATCGTCGAGGTCAACGCGGGCAGGCCCGCCGGGTCGATCATGCCGCTGCTGGCGAAGCTGCGCACCGGCATCGACGTGTTCGCCGAGCTGGCGGCACTCGCGGTGGACGCTCCGCCGCCGGCGCGGGAGCCCGCGAAACTGCCGATCCCGCTGGGCATGCTGATCCTCTACGCGGCCGGTTCGGGCCGGTTGACGAGGATCGGCGGGCTCGACGAGATCGCCGAGCTGCCCGAGGTGATCGACGTCGTCACCACCGTCTCGCCGGGGCAGGTGCTCACCGACGAACAGGAGACCTACGCGGTCAACCTCGTCGTGGCCGGGTTCGCCGACCACGACGACCTCGCCTCCCTGCACGCGGAGGCGAGCAAACTCGTCCAGCTGGACCTGGAGGAAGTGTGA
- a CDS encoding non-ribosomal peptide synthetase/MFS transporter, giving the protein MTAIDETSAAARRALLERRLRRRAEPAATITPRPADAVVPLSYQQERVWFMEQFAPGTGSYHIPVPIRLTGRLDVAALQSALDTLPARHEALRMRFPEGEDGQPSVHIEPSVPVGLSIVDSGSEDAARAAVDAAAAETFDLATGPLLRATLARVSDEDHLLVLCTHHIVGDGWSVDLLLRDLAAQYHALSTGGTAELPALSIGYGDFAHWQRRTLTGGELDRQLEHWKAQLAGVEPLELPTDRPRPAKQSFDGAIHEFFVERELARALGELSREHGVTLFMTLLAAYQVLLSRYSGQEDFAIGSSSAGRGLPELEGVAGMFINMLPLRAQLAGDPTFAELLERTRRHVLDAFDHADVPFERLVNALGVPRDVSRSPVFQAMFVLQNYEMGRMDAAGESEVDFRWLPMDLPATRFDFEFHAIELERGLIGKLVYNTALFTEDTVAGMAGRLVTLLRSIVAEPDRRLSEVDILDDTQRELVLERWNATTAEFPQTTLHALVEEQAARTPDAPAVTFRGASLTYRELDERANRLAHRLRGLGVGPGVLTGVFAERSFELVVALLGVLKAGGAYVPLDPEYPADRLAFMLRDAAAPVVLTQAALRETLPPGDATVIVLDNPDDLAETAEPPEPLAGPEDPAYVIYTSGSTGQPKGVPNGHRGIVNRLDWMQRVYRLDGTDSVLQKTPAGFDVSVWEFFWPLISGARLVLAEPGGHKDAAYLRELLASEGITTAHFVPSMLTLFLAEQGVETCTALRRVVCSGEELPLDAAREFTRRLPDCELHNLYGPTEAAIDVTAWHCTPAALANVASVPIGAPIQNIRIYVLDRAGRPCPVGVPGELHIAGVGLALGYHHRPELTAERFVPDPFHSGRMYRTGDLAHWRPDGTIAFLGRIDHQVKLRGLRIELGEIETTLRAQPGVRDAAVIVREDTPGDKRLVGYVVGDAEPGALRTALKQSLPDYMVPPSFVALDELPLTPNGKLDRKALPAPVAARDATKELVAPSTPVETLLAEIWRDVLKVDELGVDDDFFDLGGHSMLATQVVARIGKAGAGQVGVMDLFQHRTIRELASFMDGDDTDRPRHLLYELTKPAKQRTLTYVCFPYGGGSAIVYQPLADALPEGYSLYSVAIPGHDVGLSEEALPFDDLVERLADEILDRIDGPLAIYGHCGVGNALAVAVARMLEERGRELEVVYIGAIFPFARMKGAVGTLRTRLEKLRSNRYYSNWLKGMGVDTDDLDPAQADRIITNMRADSRAAEEYFSGLLDARVAKLRAPIVSVVGSEDPVTDYYAERYREWEFLTDTTALVVLDQAGHFFLRYRAEELAEIVTRVHPALDDPGELDVRVRGEDAGWAVHETHKAEVDDKPAVRPSMGRFVTITIGQLVSSTGSALTSFAVPIWLYTRTGSVADLGLLWALALLFGVLVLPVAGALVDRGDRRRIMIAASGIAGGIQLILALVLITGHVQLWLFYVLIPLGSVAASFQRIAYQSSVAQLVPKQYLGHAMGLAQLSTGFAQLLMPVIAAGLLATIQLSGILILDMASYVFAIVGLLLVRFPDMLGWRPREPLLTAIAGGLRYSWNHRGFRTMLLYFALANVFLAPALVLLSPLVLSFGSVTDVAQVALAEAVGAVAGGIGMALWGGPRHRRMVGVLVGNVGIALGSLVMGLRPSLIVVAAGVFLLAAAMSVSQGIYATLVQVKVPQRFHGRVFAINQTITWSTLPIGFAVLAPLAVGWFSPLLAPGGALTGSVGAVLGTGETRGIGLAYVVFALILLLINVGGFSLRLLRRFDTEVPDSLPDDLVGAQERERKLAGKEAA; this is encoded by the coding sequence ATGACCGCGATCGACGAAACCAGCGCGGCCGCGCGCCGCGCCCTGCTCGAACGGCGATTGCGACGGCGCGCGGAGCCGGCCGCGACCATCACCCCGCGTCCTGCCGACGCCGTCGTCCCGCTGTCGTATCAGCAGGAACGCGTCTGGTTCATGGAGCAGTTCGCGCCGGGCACCGGGTCGTATCACATCCCGGTGCCGATCCGGCTGACCGGCAGGCTCGACGTCGCCGCGCTTCAGTCCGCTTTGGACACTTTGCCCGCGCGGCACGAGGCACTGCGGATGCGCTTCCCGGAAGGGGAGGACGGTCAGCCGTCCGTCCACATCGAACCTTCGGTCCCGGTCGGCCTGTCCATAGTGGACTCGGGAAGCGAGGACGCGGCCCGTGCCGCCGTCGACGCCGCCGCGGCCGAGACGTTCGACCTCGCCACGGGACCGCTGCTGCGGGCGACGCTGGCCCGGGTGTCCGACGAGGACCACCTGCTGGTCCTGTGCACGCACCACATCGTGGGCGACGGCTGGTCGGTCGACCTGCTGCTGCGTGACCTCGCCGCGCAGTACCACGCCCTGAGCACCGGCGGCACGGCCGAGCTGCCCGCGCTGAGCATCGGGTACGGCGACTTCGCGCACTGGCAGCGCCGCACGCTCACCGGCGGCGAGCTCGACCGGCAGCTGGAGCACTGGAAGGCGCAGCTCGCCGGGGTCGAGCCCCTGGAGCTGCCCACCGACCGGCCCCGGCCCGCCAAGCAGAGCTTCGACGGCGCGATCCACGAGTTCTTCGTCGAGCGCGAGCTCGCCCGTGCCCTCGGCGAGCTGAGCCGCGAGCACGGGGTCACGCTCTTCATGACGCTGCTGGCCGCCTACCAGGTGCTGCTTTCGCGGTACTCGGGCCAGGAGGACTTCGCGATCGGCTCGTCGTCGGCCGGGCGCGGCCTGCCCGAGCTGGAGGGCGTGGCGGGCATGTTCATCAACATGCTGCCGCTGCGTGCCCAGCTCGCGGGCGATCCGACGTTCGCCGAACTGCTCGAACGCACCCGGCGGCACGTGCTGGACGCGTTCGACCACGCCGACGTCCCGTTCGAGCGGCTGGTGAACGCGCTCGGCGTACCCCGCGACGTCAGCCGCTCGCCGGTGTTCCAGGCGATGTTCGTGCTGCAGAACTACGAGATGGGCCGGATGGACGCGGCCGGGGAGTCCGAAGTGGACTTCCGCTGGCTGCCGATGGACCTGCCCGCGACCCGGTTCGACTTCGAGTTCCACGCGATCGAGCTCGAACGCGGGCTGATCGGCAAGCTCGTGTACAACACCGCGCTGTTCACCGAGGACACGGTCGCCGGGATGGCCGGGCGGCTGGTCACGCTGCTGCGCTCGATCGTCGCCGAGCCGGACCGGCGGCTGTCCGAAGTGGACATCCTCGACGACACGCAGCGCGAGCTCGTCCTGGAGCGCTGGAACGCCACGACGGCCGAGTTCCCGCAGACCACGCTGCACGCGCTCGTCGAGGAGCAGGCCGCCCGGACGCCGGACGCGCCCGCGGTGACCTTCCGCGGCGCGTCGCTGACCTACCGCGAGCTGGACGAGCGGGCCAACCGGCTCGCGCACCGGCTGCGTGGCCTCGGCGTCGGTCCGGGCGTGCTCACCGGTGTGTTCGCGGAGCGGTCGTTCGAGCTGGTTGTCGCGCTCCTCGGCGTGCTGAAAGCCGGTGGCGCGTACGTCCCGCTCGACCCGGAGTACCCGGCCGACCGGCTGGCGTTCATGCTGCGGGACGCCGCCGCTCCCGTCGTGCTGACGCAGGCCGCGTTGCGCGAGACGCTGCCACCGGGGGACGCGACCGTCATAGTTCTAGACAACCCTGACGATCTCGCCGAGACGGCCGAGCCGCCCGAGCCGCTCGCCGGACCGGAAGACCCGGCGTATGTCATCTACACCTCGGGCTCCACAGGGCAGCCGAAGGGCGTGCCCAACGGCCACCGCGGCATCGTCAACCGGCTCGACTGGATGCAGCGCGTGTACCGCCTCGACGGCACCGATTCGGTGCTGCAGAAGACCCCGGCCGGGTTCGACGTGTCGGTCTGGGAGTTCTTCTGGCCGCTGATCAGCGGCGCGCGGCTCGTCCTCGCCGAACCCGGCGGCCACAAGGACGCCGCGTACCTGCGTGAGCTGCTCGCGTCCGAAGGCATCACCACCGCGCATTTCGTGCCGTCGATGCTCACGCTCTTCCTGGCCGAACAAGGCGTCGAGACCTGCACGGCGTTGCGGCGGGTCGTGTGCAGCGGCGAGGAACTGCCGCTCGACGCCGCGCGCGAGTTCACGCGGCGGCTGCCGGACTGCGAGCTGCACAACCTCTACGGCCCGACCGAAGCCGCCATCGACGTCACCGCCTGGCACTGCACGCCCGCCGCGCTCGCCAACGTCGCGTCGGTGCCGATCGGCGCGCCTATCCAGAACATCCGGATCTACGTGCTCGATCGTGCCGGGCGGCCCTGCCCGGTCGGCGTGCCCGGCGAGCTGCACATCGCCGGCGTCGGTCTCGCCCTGGGCTACCACCATCGCCCGGAACTGACGGCCGAGCGGTTCGTGCCCGATCCGTTCCACAGTGGACGGATGTACCGCACCGGCGACCTCGCGCACTGGCGCCCGGACGGGACGATCGCGTTCCTCGGCCGGATCGACCACCAGGTCAAACTGCGCGGCCTCCGTATCGAGCTGGGGGAGATCGAGACGACCTTGCGCGCCCAGCCGGGCGTGCGCGACGCCGCCGTGATCGTCCGCGAGGACACGCCGGGGGACAAGCGGCTGGTCGGGTACGTCGTCGGCGACGCCGAGCCCGGGGCGCTGCGGACGGCGCTCAAGCAGAGCCTCCCGGACTACATGGTCCCGCCGTCGTTCGTCGCGCTCGACGAGCTGCCGCTCACCCCGAACGGCAAACTCGACCGCAAGGCGCTGCCCGCTCCGGTCGCCGCCCGCGACGCGACCAAGGAACTGGTCGCGCCGTCGACCCCGGTCGAGACCCTGCTGGCCGAGATCTGGCGCGACGTGCTCAAGGTGGACGAGCTGGGCGTCGACGACGACTTCTTCGACCTCGGCGGCCATTCGATGCTGGCCACCCAGGTGGTGGCGCGGATCGGCAAGGCGGGCGCGGGCCAGGTCGGCGTCATGGACCTGTTCCAGCACCGCACGATCCGCGAGCTGGCGTCCTTCATGGACGGTGACGACACCGACCGGCCGCGGCACCTGCTGTACGAGCTGACCAAGCCGGCGAAACAGCGGACGCTGACCTACGTCTGCTTCCCCTACGGCGGCGGCAGCGCGATCGTCTACCAGCCACTGGCCGACGCGCTCCCGGAGGGCTACTCGCTCTACTCGGTCGCCATCCCCGGCCACGACGTCGGACTGTCCGAAGAGGCGTTGCCCTTCGACGACCTGGTCGAGCGGCTGGCCGACGAGATCCTGGACCGCATCGACGGCCCGCTGGCCATCTACGGCCACTGCGGTGTCGGCAACGCGCTCGCCGTCGCCGTCGCCCGGATGCTCGAAGAACGCGGCCGCGAACTGGAGGTCGTCTACATCGGCGCGATCTTCCCGTTCGCCCGGATGAAGGGCGCGGTGGGGACGCTGCGCACCCGGCTGGAGAAGCTGCGCAGCAACCGGTACTACTCGAACTGGCTCAAGGGCATGGGCGTCGACACCGACGACCTCGACCCGGCGCAGGCCGACCGGATCATCACGAACATGCGCGCCGACAGCCGCGCCGCCGAGGAGTACTTCAGCGGCCTGCTCGACGCCCGCGTGGCCAAGCTGCGCGCGCCGATCGTGTCGGTCGTCGGCTCCGAGGACCCGGTCACCGACTACTACGCCGAGCGGTACCGGGAATGGGAGTTCCTCACCGACACCACCGCGCTCGTGGTGCTCGACCAGGCCGGGCATTTCTTCCTGCGGTACCGGGCCGAGGAGCTCGCGGAGATCGTCACGCGCGTGCACCCGGCGCTGGACGATCCCGGCGAGCTCGACGTCCGGGTCCGCGGCGAGGACGCGGGCTGGGCGGTGCACGAGACCCATAAAGCAGAAGTGGACGACAAACCCGCGGTGCGGCCGAGCATGGGCCGGTTCGTCACGATCACGATCGGGCAGCTGGTGTCCTCGACCGGCTCGGCGCTGACGTCGTTCGCGGTGCCGATCTGGCTCTACACCCGCACGGGCTCGGTCGCCGACCTCGGCCTGCTGTGGGCGCTCGCGCTGCTGTTCGGCGTGCTCGTCCTGCCGGTGGCGGGTGCGCTGGTCGACCGCGGCGACCGGCGGCGGATCATGATCGCGGCCAGCGGTATCGCGGGCGGGATCCAGCTGATACTGGCGTTGGTGCTGATCACCGGGCACGTCCAGCTGTGGTTGTTCTACGTGCTGATCCCGCTCGGGTCGGTGGCCGCTTCGTTCCAGCGCATCGCTTATCAGTCGTCGGTGGCGCAGCTGGTGCCGAAGCAGTACCTCGGGCACGCGATGGGTCTCGCGCAGCTGTCCACCGGGTTCGCCCAGCTGCTGATGCCGGTGATCGCGGCCGGGCTGCTGGCGACGATCCAGCTGTCCGGAATCCTGATCCTGGACATGGCGAGCTATGTGTTCGCGATCGTGGGTCTGCTGCTGGTGCGGTTCCCGGACATGCTGGGCTGGCGCCCGCGCGAACCGCTGCTGACGGCGATCGCGGGCGGGCTGCGGTACTCGTGGAACCATCGCGGTTTCCGCACGATGCTGCTGTACTTCGCGCTGGCGAACGTCTTCCTCGCCCCCGCGCTGGTGCTGCTGTCGCCGCTCGTGCTGTCGTTCGGTTCGGTCACCGACGTCGCGCAGGTGGCGCTGGCCGAGGCCGTCGGCGCGGTGGCCGGCGGGATCGGGATGGCGTTGTGGGGCGGCCCGCGGCACCGGCGGATGGTCGGCGTGCTCGTCGGCAACGTCGGGATCGCGCTCGGCAGCCTGGTGATGGGCCTGCGGCCGTCGCTGATCGTCGTCGCGGCCGGGGTGTTCCTCCTGGCCGCCGCGATGTCCGTGTCGCAGGGTATTTACGCGACGCTGGTGCAGGTCAAGGTGCCGCAGCGGTTCCACGGCCGGGTGTTCGCGATCAACCAGACGATCACGTGGTCGACGCTGCCGATCGGGTTCGCCGTGCTGGCGCCGCTGGCCGTCGGCTGGTTCTCGCCGTTGCTGGCGCCGGGCGGCGCGCTGACCGGGTCGGTCGGTGCCGTGCTCGGCACGGGTGAGACTCGGGGCATCGGGCTCGCCTACGTCGTCTTCGCCCTGATCCTGCTGCTGATCAACGTGGGCGGGTTCTCGCTGCGGCTGTTGCGCCGGTTCGACACCGAAGTGCCCGATTCACTGCCCGACGACCTGGTGGGGGCACAGGAACGGGAGCGCAAGCTCGCCGGGAAGGAAGCCGCATGA